The Neofelis nebulosa isolate mNeoNeb1 chromosome X, mNeoNeb1.pri, whole genome shotgun sequence genome has a segment encoding these proteins:
- the RPS4X gene encoding small ribosomal subunit protein eS4, X isoform → MARGPKKHLKRVAAPKHWMLDKLTGVFAPRPSTGPHKLRECLPLIIFLRNRLKYALTGDEVKKICMQRFIKIDGKVRTDITYPAGFMDVISIDKTGENFRLIYDTKGRFAVHRITPEEAKYKLCKVRKIFVGTKGIPHLVTHDARTIRYPDPLIKVNDTIQIDLETGKITDFIKFDTGNLCMVTGGANLGRIGVITNRERHPGSFDVVHVKDANGNSFATRLSNIFVIGKGNKPWISLPRGKGIRLTIAEERDKRLAAKQSSG, encoded by the exons GCCCCTCGTCCATCTACTGGTCCCCATAAGTTGAGAGAGTGTCTCCCTCTCATCATTTTCCTAAGGAACAGACTTAAGTATGCCCTAACAGGAGATGAAGTAAAGAAGATCTGTATGCAGCGTTTTATTAAGATTGATGGCAAGGTCCGAACCGATATAACCTACCCTGCTGGTTTTATGG ATGTCATCAGCATTGACAAGACTGGGGAGAATTTCCGCCTGATCTATGACACCAAGGGTCGCTTTGCTGTTCATCGGATCACACCTGAGGAGGCCAAG TATAAGTTGTGCAAAGTGAGAAAGATCTTTGTGGGAACAAAAGGAATCCCTCATCTGGTGACCCATGATGCTCGCACCATTCGCTATCCTGATCCCCTCATCAAGGTGAATGACACCATTCAGATTGATTTGGAGACTGGAAAGATTACTGATTTCATCAAGTTTGATACTG GTAATCTGTGTATGGTGACCGGAGGTGCTAATCTGGGAAGAATTGGTGTGATCACCAACAGAGAGAGACACCCTGGTTCTTTTGATGTGGTTCATGTGAAAGATGCCAATGGCAACAGCTTTGCCACCCGGCTTTCCAACATTTTTGTTATTGGCAAG ggCAATAAACCATGGATTTCTCTTCCCCGTGGAAAGGGCATCCGCCTCACCATTGctgaagagagagacaagagactgGCAGCTAAACAGAGCAGTGGGTAA